One window of the Ureibacillus sp. FSL W7-1570 genome contains the following:
- a CDS encoding bile acid:sodium symporter family protein, whose translation MLTTFNAKLQKLMPVLTPLSLVIGVFLDEIGGHLRFLVPWIFAVMTFAGSISINFQGLRSVRKHPKFILLTIAFLHILMPIWAYILSILVFDDHLLTVGFILSVAVPTGVTSFIWVSICNGNKPLGLSIILIDTLLSPIVFPLLSKIAVGQKVMIDTTSIMLDLIWMVVLPSILGMLVNEWGKADFVSKLNRVFAPMQKLSIFLIVFINSSVIAPYIKNISWEIMDVILLVLVVSLSGYSFCILIGHFLWRKMDLITTFVFTGGMRNIAVGVVVASTYFPARSVLPVVFGMLFQQVLASQFGKILEKYQQKFNLEY comes from the coding sequence ATGTTAACGACCTTTAATGCCAAGCTGCAAAAATTGATGCCCGTTTTGACCCCTTTAAGCCTTGTCATAGGGGTTTTTTTAGATGAAATTGGTGGGCATTTGCGGTTCCTCGTTCCTTGGATTTTTGCGGTGATGACCTTTGCAGGAAGCATCAGCATCAATTTTCAAGGCTTGCGAAGTGTCAGGAAACATCCGAAATTTATTTTGTTGACAATTGCTTTTTTGCATATTCTCATGCCGATTTGGGCGTACATATTATCCATACTTGTATTTGATGATCATTTACTGACGGTCGGTTTTATTTTGTCCGTAGCCGTTCCAACGGGTGTGACCAGTTTTATTTGGGTCAGCATCTGCAATGGAAATAAACCGCTGGGACTGTCCATTATCTTAATCGATACGCTCCTCTCCCCGATTGTCTTCCCGCTTCTTTCCAAAATAGCAGTGGGGCAGAAAGTGATGATTGATACCACATCCATCATGTTGGATTTAATTTGGATGGTGGTGCTTCCATCCATTCTCGGTATGCTTGTGAATGAATGGGGAAAAGCGGATTTTGTATCGAAGCTGAACAGAGTGTTTGCACCGATGCAGAAATTAAGCATTTTTCTCATTGTGTTTATCAATAGCAGTGTGATTGCGCCATATATAAAAAATATATCTTGGGAAATTATGGATGTCATTTTGTTGGTTTTAGTCGTCTCTTTATCCGGTTATAGTTTCTGTATTTTAATAGGGCATTTCTTATGGCGGAAAATGGACTTGATCACGACCTTTGTTTTTACAGGAGGCATGCGGAATATCGCTGTCGGTGTGGTTGTGGCAAGCACCTATTTCCCGGCGAGATCGGTTCTTCCTGTGGTGTTCGGCATGCTGTTTCAACAAGTATTGGCATCCCAATTCGGTAAAATCCTTGAAAAATATCAGCAAAAATTTAATTTGGAATATTAA
- a CDS encoding AraC family transcriptional regulator translates to MLKSLNEALEYIEAHLNDEIDEKEIEKITGTSIYHFRRIFSFLSGMTLGEYIRNRRLSNATFDLQNEGMSVTEAAFKYGYESVDGFSRAFKEWSGISPSEVRKSTKLKAFPKLSFQLTIKGGIDMDYRIEKKESFKIVGKKKRVPIQFKGINQEIVELAKSITPEQREKLRSYADMEPFQVVNASFNFDDGCMEEKGSLDHMIGYLTTKDVDFEEFDVVKVPALTWAIFSSKGPFPNVMQETWAKIASEWLPSSDYELVEAPNISFTGDLSDMNNVYSEIWFAVKKKEK, encoded by the coding sequence ATGCTGAAAAGTCTTAATGAGGCGTTGGAATATATTGAAGCCCACTTAAATGACGAAATCGATGAAAAGGAAATTGAGAAAATTACAGGGACTTCGATTTATCATTTTAGACGAATTTTTTCATTTCTTTCAGGAATGACTTTAGGTGAATATATTCGAAATAGGAGATTATCTAACGCTACCTTTGATTTGCAAAATGAGGGAATGAGTGTCACAGAAGCCGCATTTAAATATGGGTATGAATCGGTAGACGGATTTTCCCGTGCTTTTAAAGAATGGTCAGGTATTAGCCCGTCAGAAGTAAGAAAGTCAACGAAGCTGAAAGCATTTCCGAAGCTCTCCTTCCAATTAACCATAAAGGGAGGAATCGATATGGACTATCGAATCGAGAAAAAGGAATCCTTTAAAATTGTAGGAAAGAAAAAAAGAGTTCCCATTCAATTTAAAGGAATTAATCAAGAAATCGTGGAATTAGCAAAGAGCATTACCCCAGAACAAAGGGAAAAGTTACGAAGCTATGCTGATATGGAACCATTTCAAGTCGTAAACGCATCTTTTAATTTTGATGATGGATGTATGGAGGAAAAAGGGAGTCTTGATCATATGATCGGCTACTTAACTACAAAAGATGTGGATTTTGAAGAATTTGATGTCGTAAAAGTGCCTGCACTTACTTGGGCGATTTTTTCATCAAAAGGCCCATTCCCAAACGTCATGCAAGAAACTTGGGCAAAAATTGCTTCAGAATGGCTACCTTCATCGGATTATGAATTAGTGGAAGCACCCAATATTTCCTTTACAGGCGATTTAAGTGATATGAACAATGTATATAGCGAGATTTGGTTTGCAGTAAAGAAAAAGGAGAAATAG
- a CDS encoding LysR family transcriptional regulator, which produces MELKDLEIFQLVAEKGTITEVAKELNYVQSNVTSRIQKLEAELNTPLFHRHRRGMTLTPEGKKLLSYSEKILKLTDEMKKAVQNHDEPTGKLEIGTVETVYHLPIILSSYIKKYKNVELSLFTGVTESLEKEVLNHKLDGAFVTKSNFHPELEVFDVFDEELVLISDCRERTMEELKHEPFLCFSTGCGYRARLEQWYKDQNIAPQKIMEFGTLETILRSVAMGLGVSFVPKSAVSHLEQSGEIRCHRLPEQYSKVKTVFIRRKDSYLTASMEKFLETIEKSKEAIYRNLESN; this is translated from the coding sequence GTGGAATTAAAGGATTTAGAAATATTTCAATTGGTGGCGGAAAAGGGGACAATCACAGAAGTGGCAAAAGAATTGAATTATGTCCAATCGAATGTTACGTCCCGCATTCAGAAACTGGAAGCCGAACTGAACACACCTTTATTTCATCGACACCGCCGTGGAATGACGTTAACGCCGGAAGGAAAAAAACTATTATCATATAGTGAAAAAATACTGAAGCTCACAGACGAAATGAAAAAAGCCGTTCAAAATCATGATGAACCAACCGGAAAATTGGAAATTGGTACGGTGGAGACCGTTTATCATCTGCCAATCATTTTATCTTCATATATAAAAAAATATAAAAATGTGGAGCTGTCTCTTTTTACAGGGGTGACGGAGAGTTTGGAAAAAGAGGTGCTCAATCATAAGTTGGATGGCGCTTTCGTGACAAAATCCAACTTCCACCCCGAACTGGAAGTTTTTGATGTTTTTGATGAGGAACTTGTGTTGATTTCGGATTGCCGCGAACGAACAATGGAAGAATTAAAACATGAGCCGTTTTTATGCTTCAGCACCGGTTGCGGCTACCGTGCGCGGCTTGAACAATGGTATAAAGATCAAAACATTGCACCGCAAAAAATTATGGAGTTTGGCACATTGGAAACCATATTGCGAAGCGTTGCGATGGGGCTGGGAGTTTCCTTCGTTCCAAAATCCGCAGTTTCACACCTTGAACAAAGCGGTGAGATTCGGTGCCACCGGTTGCCGGAACAATACAGCAAAGTAAAAACCGTTTTCATTCGAAGAAAAGATTCCTATTTAACGGCCAGCATGGAAAAATTTTTGGAAACGATTGAGAAAAGCAAAGAGGCCATTTATCGCAATCTTGAATCAAATTAA
- a CDS encoding globin-coupled sensor protein has product MVLFKSFSKNGKIKASQDEPKWAEAVGLQEKRMNVNGDSDIPKQLKLINLTENDLQLLACLKPYIEKNIEEIVNAFYGDLTSIPVLNEIINKHSSVERLKKTLKIHILEMFSGKIDKAFIEKRIRIAQAHLKIGLIPKWYIGAFQNILNSFINIISRSDWSRESIEKATLLCTKLINFETQIVLEEYEKEKREHIHIQHEKVKGELKNNLSLITKNLAHLSEETTNSIKEIIHYSNEIKNDTESYIHDVREMEKNTNSGNILMEELKEKINSISEKTKEMETLVLEQQKASDKINNIISLVTQIADQTNLLALNAAIEAARAGEHGKGFAVVAEEVRKLANQSKESVKQITEIIESTSKITKDTVSTTSMIRDTVTSGLESGVKVKDTFYQIEVSLQDSKNKIEVVGKDIENLVETIEKIKHYTSDVANQAKELYEKTVNL; this is encoded by the coding sequence ATGGTGTTATTTAAAAGTTTCAGCAAAAACGGCAAAATTAAAGCAAGCCAAGATGAGCCAAAATGGGCGGAAGCGGTGGGTCTTCAAGAGAAAAGAATGAATGTAAACGGTGATTCTGATATACCCAAACAATTAAAATTGATTAATTTGACGGAGAACGATTTACAATTATTAGCTTGCCTAAAACCGTATATTGAAAAAAATATTGAAGAAATCGTAAACGCATTCTATGGGGATCTCACTTCCATTCCAGTTCTGAATGAAATCATCAATAAACACAGTTCTGTTGAACGGTTGAAAAAGACTTTGAAAATACATATTTTAGAGATGTTTTCCGGAAAAATAGATAAAGCATTTATTGAAAAAAGGATAAGAATCGCACAAGCGCATTTGAAAATCGGATTAATTCCAAAATGGTACATCGGCGCCTTTCAAAATATATTGAATTCCTTCATTAATATTATTAGCCGGAGTGATTGGTCAAGGGAAAGCATCGAAAAAGCCACTCTCCTGTGTACAAAACTGATCAACTTTGAAACACAAATTGTTCTGGAAGAGTATGAAAAAGAAAAAAGGGAACATATACATATTCAGCACGAAAAAGTGAAAGGGGAATTGAAAAACAATTTATCCCTCATCACAAAAAATTTGGCGCACCTTTCTGAAGAGACGACAAATTCCATTAAAGAGATTATTCATTATTCGAATGAAATTAAGAACGATACCGAAAGCTATATCCATGATGTCAGAGAAATGGAGAAGAATACAAACAGCGGCAATATATTAATGGAAGAATTGAAAGAGAAAATAAACTCCATTTCTGAAAAGACAAAAGAAATGGAAACTCTTGTACTGGAACAACAAAAAGCATCGGACAAAATCAACAACATTATCTCTCTTGTCACTCAAATTGCTGATCAAACAAATCTCCTTGCGTTAAACGCGGCTATTGAGGCGGCGAGGGCAGGAGAACACGGAAAAGGGTTTGCTGTCGTTGCGGAAGAAGTGCGCAAACTGGCGAACCAATCCAAAGAATCGGTTAAACAAATTACGGAAATTATTGAAAGTACATCCAAAATTACGAAAGATACAGTCTCTACAACTTCCATGATCCGGGATACAGTCACATCCGGCTTGGAAAGCGGTGTAAAAGTAAAAGATACCTTCTATCAAATCGAAGTATCGCTGCAGGATAGCAAAAATAAAATTGAAGTCGTCGGAAAAGATATTGAAAATCTTGTGGAAACGATTGAAAAAATTAAACATTATACTTCCGATGTCGCAAATCAAGCAAAAGAATTGTATGAAAAAACAGTGAACCTCTAA
- a CDS encoding DUF4256 domain-containing protein: MDQQILTKAQQEELIGILKERFEKNMHRHEGLDWGPIQEKLEANPDKLGSLYKMEITEGEPDVIGYDEKTEEYLFCDCSKESPKGRRSLCYDREALESRKKHKPENSAMDLAKEMGIEMLTEAQYRELQKLEPFDTKTSSWILTPEDIRQRGGALFCDCRYGHVFVYHNGADSYYSSRGFRGLLRV; the protein is encoded by the coding sequence ATGGATCAACAGATTTTAACAAAAGCGCAACAGGAAGAGTTAATTGGCATACTGAAGGAGCGCTTTGAAAAAAATATGCATCGCCATGAAGGATTGGATTGGGGACCGATTCAGGAGAAACTGGAAGCGAATCCGGATAAGCTTGGGTCTTTATATAAAATGGAAATAACTGAAGGGGAACCTGATGTAATAGGATATGATGAAAAGACAGAAGAATATCTGTTTTGCGATTGCTCCAAAGAAAGTCCCAAAGGGCGCAGAAGCCTTTGTTATGACCGTGAAGCATTGGAGTCGAGAAAAAAACACAAGCCTGAAAACAGCGCGATGGATTTGGCAAAAGAAATGGGCATTGAGATGTTGACGGAAGCACAATACCGCGAACTGCAAAAATTGGAGCCTTTCGACACCAAAACATCCAGTTGGATTTTGACGCCGGAGGATATCCGCCAGCGGGGCGGGGCATTGTTTTGTGACTGTCGTTATGGCCATGTTTTTGTTTATCACAATGGAGCGGATTCTTATTACAGTTCCAGAGGATTTCGCGGGTTGTTGAGGGTATAA
- a CDS encoding radical SAM protein: MAIQYKEILSKSILTEASGYLDIGFTHSLNPYGGCAFACRYCYVRELPIQKFKGISWGEWVDIKMNAREVYRKEIIKLRKKERPINLYMSSATDPYQPIERKACITRGILEEMLQNPPDLLVIQTRGPLIERDIDLLVQLKEQCKLIVSMTVETDREDVKRVFAPFAPSIKKRIETLEKLHLAQVTTQAAISPVLPFTPGFPKKLDGIADYIWIDTLTIGDGAAGKRSARLKMPQLFSENQFSEWYQQNLHVKVENYFKQFFPSEMIRVSKQEAFLK, from the coding sequence ATGGCCATCCAATATAAAGAGATTCTTTCAAAATCAATACTGACGGAAGCGTCTGGGTATCTGGATATCGGATTTACCCATTCATTGAATCCTTATGGCGGCTGCGCTTTTGCTTGCCGCTATTGTTATGTCCGCGAATTGCCGATTCAAAAGTTTAAAGGAATTTCATGGGGCGAATGGGTGGATATCAAAATGAATGCGCGGGAAGTTTACCGGAAAGAAATCATAAAACTTCGAAAAAAAGAACGTCCCATCAATCTTTATATGTCTTCCGCAACGGATCCATATCAGCCGATTGAAAGAAAGGCGTGCATCACAAGGGGGATATTGGAAGAAATGCTCCAAAATCCCCCGGATCTCCTTGTCATTCAAACAAGGGGCCCTTTAATTGAAAGGGATATAGATCTGCTTGTCCAACTGAAAGAACAATGCAAATTGATCGTATCCATGACCGTTGAAACGGATCGGGAGGATGTCAAACGGGTTTTTGCCCCTTTCGCCCCAAGCATAAAAAAACGGATTGAAACGCTGGAAAAATTGCACCTTGCCCAAGTTACAACACAAGCGGCCATTTCCCCGGTGTTGCCATTCACTCCCGGGTTTCCCAAAAAACTTGATGGCATTGCCGATTATATATGGATAGATACATTGACGATTGGTGATGGAGCGGCAGGAAAACGTTCTGCCCGTTTAAAAATGCCTCAACTCTTTTCAGAAAATCAATTTTCGGAATGGTACCAACAGAACTTACATGTCAAAGTGGAAAATTATTTCAAACAATTCTTTCCAAGTGAAATGATTCGCGTATCCAAACAGGAAGCTTTTTTAAAATAA
- a CDS encoding DMT family transporter encodes MKNKILIGALLCFIAAVSWGAMFPVAHSAFRFIDPFYFTIFRYGTVTIILAGILYWREGRKAFRLEGKGLPLWFYGTMAFTVYNLFIFLGQDLLGQSGVMAASIMESLMPMISIVIAWIFLKHRPLSFTLVCVLFSFAGACFVITKGDIQSFFRAADSIIPVFLLLIAVISWVIYTIGGSRFDGWSPLRYSTLSCLLGTLTAFIITIGATLFGVVSFPVKNDLVEVVPHLLFMIIFPGVIALLGWNIGVSLLSPLNGLLFINFVPVTTLFISLIQGYALTIFETIGTIFIISALISNNIFLRFVEKRKSNVQKSQTFQERPL; translated from the coding sequence TTGAAGAATAAAATTCTCATTGGGGCACTACTATGCTTTATAGCAGCTGTTTCATGGGGAGCCATGTTTCCGGTGGCCCATTCCGCCTTCCGATTTATCGATCCTTTTTACTTCACCATTTTCCGTTATGGAACCGTCACTATCATTCTCGCTGGAATTTTGTATTGGCGGGAAGGGAGAAAGGCCTTTCGTTTAGAAGGGAAAGGTTTGCCTCTCTGGTTTTACGGCACAATGGCCTTTACCGTTTATAATTTATTTATTTTCTTGGGGCAAGATTTGCTGGGGCAATCCGGTGTGATGGCCGCTTCCATTATGGAATCCCTCATGCCTATGATTTCCATTGTTATTGCGTGGATTTTCCTTAAGCATCGGCCGCTGTCTTTTACATTGGTTTGTGTTCTTTTTTCTTTTGCCGGTGCTTGTTTCGTCATTACGAAGGGAGATATTCAGTCATTTTTCAGAGCGGCTGATAGTATCATTCCGGTTTTTCTGTTATTAATAGCAGTCATTAGCTGGGTCATTTACACAATCGGCGGGAGTCGATTTGATGGATGGTCTCCGTTGCGTTATTCCACTTTAAGCTGTTTGCTTGGAACATTGACAGCATTCATTATCACAATTGGGGCAACGCTTTTTGGGGTTGTATCGTTTCCTGTGAAGAACGATTTAGTTGAAGTTGTGCCCCATTTGCTCTTTATGATTATCTTTCCCGGGGTTATTGCGTTACTCGGTTGGAATATTGGAGTCAGTTTATTATCCCCGTTAAATGGGTTGCTCTTTATCAATTTTGTTCCGGTAACAACCTTATTCATTTCCCTCATACAAGGTTATGCCTTAACCATTTTTGAGACAATCGGAACCATTTTCATCATTTCCGCCCTCATCTCGAACAATATTTTTCTGAGATTTGTAGAAAAGAGAAAATCCAATGTTCAAAAGAGCCAAACTTTCCAAGAAAGGCCTTTATAA
- a CDS encoding spore germination protein, with the protein MRRFYRKVPKKSSTNANSANKRNEMLQQFSGQNENLGGSNNQSNMSGSTENDQKLSSSVQHIMDAQEGNPENQKESQNNGQPITDQQNRQIQSNTQNNQNQPLVSFSQTNNQHVQLQPDNPQGNQNREGGQANQANQTNQAVQINQDNQFNQNNQANQNNQSNQPNQANQLNQGNGQGNQPNQANQSNQGDGQGSQSNQNNQAQDMQNSQSQQPNHQKPMPNTDQNVSAQISVPIYKKLEDNIEYIKKILGNPYDLVVRELRLELFEDDPTPDQQTSTNTQLFVDEKNEQTVSKIQCSILYISGLANSKIVDDNILRTLQEKARDKQFKENPLEQINQEVIAITNTKKINTFQQVIDALLCGSSIFMIEGEKMALEMGTAGAEKRSLEESQSETVIRGSRISFIEDIDTNISLLRRELKDPNLRIESYEVGRRSNQRVAVCYVEGITNPDILDEVKRRLKTIDIDFVLDSGIVEQWIEDSPLSPFPQVLDSERPDRVSYNLMQGKVVIFLDGSPFAIVTPITVGDAFLTVEDFSQRWIVASSMRLLRFFSVLIALFLPGLYVALTSFHPGMLPTQLILAITAAREGVPFPALIEVLLMAVTFEILQEAGIRLPKPIGQTVGIVGGVVIGDVAVSAGIVGPALVIITSLTAMSSFTIPNYSTSISFRILRFIFVIAASILGLYGIILVFIMLCIHVVNLKSMGIPYSAPIAPYFLDSLNNLVIRTPITTLKRRPPYLEPLDLQKVNSGGQRQ; encoded by the coding sequence ATGAGACGTTTTTACCGAAAAGTGCCGAAGAAAAGTTCAACCAATGCAAATTCCGCAAACAAGCGAAATGAAATGTTGCAGCAATTCTCCGGACAGAACGAAAACTTGGGCGGATCAAACAACCAATCCAATATGAGTGGAAGCACAGAAAATGATCAAAAATTAAGTTCCAGTGTTCAACATATAATGGATGCCCAAGAGGGGAATCCGGAAAATCAAAAGGAAAGTCAAAACAATGGACAACCAATAACGGATCAACAAAACCGGCAGATTCAATCAAATACTCAAAATAATCAAAACCAACCATTGGTTTCTTTTAGCCAGACGAATAATCAGCATGTCCAACTTCAGCCTGACAACCCTCAAGGCAATCAGAACCGTGAAGGGGGTCAGGCAAATCAAGCAAATCAAACTAATCAAGCAGTTCAAATCAATCAAGACAATCAATTCAATCAAAACAATCAAGCAAATCAAAATAATCAAAGCAACCAACCAAATCAAGCCAACCAATTGAATCAGGGCAATGGACAGGGCAACCAACCAAATCAAGCCAATCAATCGAATCAAGGCGATGGACAGGGAAGCCAATCGAATCAAAACAACCAAGCCCAAGACATGCAAAACAGTCAAAGCCAACAGCCAAATCATCAAAAACCGATGCCAAACACGGATCAAAATGTATCCGCTCAAATCAGTGTACCGATTTATAAAAAGCTGGAGGACAATATTGAATACATTAAAAAAATCTTGGGAAATCCGTATGATTTAGTTGTCCGGGAATTAAGATTGGAACTTTTCGAAGACGATCCGACTCCAGACCAACAAACATCCACCAATACACAGCTGTTTGTGGATGAAAAGAATGAGCAAACAGTTTCAAAAATCCAATGCAGCATCCTTTATATCAGTGGTCTGGCAAACTCAAAAATCGTGGATGACAACATATTAAGAACGCTGCAAGAGAAGGCCAGGGACAAACAGTTTAAGGAGAACCCACTTGAGCAAATCAATCAGGAAGTTATTGCAATCACAAATACAAAAAAAATCAACACTTTTCAACAAGTGATTGATGCCCTCTTATGTGGAAGTTCCATTTTCATGATTGAAGGGGAAAAGATGGCCCTTGAGATGGGAACGGCCGGGGCTGAAAAGCGTTCCCTCGAGGAATCACAGTCAGAAACGGTTATCCGTGGATCCCGAATATCATTCATTGAAGATATCGATACAAACATTTCGCTGCTAAGAAGGGAATTAAAAGATCCGAATCTCCGCATCGAAAGTTATGAAGTAGGAAGACGGTCCAATCAAAGAGTGGCCGTTTGTTATGTGGAAGGAATCACCAATCCGGATATTTTGGATGAAGTCAAGAGGAGACTCAAAACAATAGACATAGATTTTGTTCTGGATTCGGGAATCGTTGAACAATGGATAGAAGATAGTCCCTTATCCCCTTTCCCGCAAGTGCTTGATTCGGAAAGACCCGATCGGGTGAGTTACAATCTTATGCAGGGGAAAGTGGTCATTTTTTTGGATGGAAGTCCCTTTGCCATAGTGACACCCATTACGGTGGGAGATGCTTTTTTAACAGTGGAAGATTTCAGCCAGCGATGGATTGTTGCATCTTCCATGAGATTGTTAAGATTTTTTTCAGTATTGATCGCCTTATTTTTGCCTGGGCTTTATGTGGCATTGACCTCTTTTCATCCGGGCATGCTTCCTACCCAATTAATCTTGGCGATCACAGCCGCAAGGGAAGGGGTGCCGTTTCCGGCCCTCATCGAAGTGCTTTTGATGGCCGTCACCTTTGAAATATTGCAAGAAGCAGGGATCCGGCTTCCGAAACCGATCGGCCAGACCGTCGGCATCGTTGGAGGGGTGGTCATCGGCGATGTTGCAGTCAGTGCGGGGATTGTCGGTCCGGCATTGGTGATTATTACATCCCTTACCGCCATGAGTTCCTTTACGATTCCGAACTACAGCACGTCCATCAGTTTCCGTATTTTAAGATTCATTTTTGTCATTGCGGCATCCATTTTAGGACTATATGGAATTATTCTTGTTTTCATTATGCTCTGCATCCATGTCGTCAATCTAAAAAGTATGGGCATACCTTACTCAGCGCCGATTGCTCCATATTTCCTTGACAGTTTAAATAACCTTGTTATCCGCACACCTATTACGACACTCAAAAGACGGCCGCCGTATTTGGAGCCATTGGATTTGCAAAAAGTGAACAGTGGGGGTCAAAGGCAATGA
- the mscL gene encoding large conductance mechanosensitive channel protein MscL — protein sequence MWKEFKEFAMKGNVIYLAVAVVIGAAFGKIVSSLVDNIIMPLVGVLTGGIDFTKSFIWRVGDATVSFGVFLQSVIDFLIISFAIFLFIRMLNKLTKKKKEEVVEEAAPELDTKEELLREIRDLLRAQNTNK from the coding sequence ATGTGGAAAGAATTTAAAGAATTTGCCATGAAGGGGAATGTCATCTATCTTGCCGTAGCCGTTGTGATCGGGGCCGCTTTTGGCAAAATTGTTTCTTCATTGGTGGACAACATCATCATGCCACTTGTCGGGGTTCTTACCGGGGGAATCGATTTTACCAAATCATTTATTTGGCGAGTAGGGGATGCAACGGTTTCCTTTGGCGTATTTTTGCAAAGCGTCATCGACTTTTTGATTATCTCCTTTGCCATTTTTCTATTTATTCGCATGTTGAATAAGCTGACAAAGAAGAAAAAAGAAGAAGTGGTGGAGGAAGCTGCTCCTGAGCTGGATACGAAGGAAGAGCTGTTAAGGGAAATCCGTGACTTGTTGAGAGCACAAAATACGAATAAATAA
- a CDS encoding general stress protein, with translation MRKRIEKRFAYLYTGELAAVICFIIVSWLWNEAYPQYRIYSLASFWLSFIFLEFLLVQGSMYWFSKWKQLKKENTPVTPIKVVLRMKKLQKMNIVLIIVTPFVFVLDIFRWYPLLPAEGLTLSAFVFIFAILEYINYFHIQLSYDNQSDIQYLFRHKKLKRASLSKDFERLKK, from the coding sequence TTGAGAAAACGTATCGAAAAGCGGTTTGCATACCTTTATACGGGGGAGCTGGCCGCCGTCATATGTTTTATTATTGTGAGTTGGTTGTGGAATGAAGCCTATCCCCAATACAGGATATATTCTCTTGCTTCCTTTTGGCTGTCATTTATTTTTCTGGAATTCCTTTTAGTGCAAGGGAGCATGTATTGGTTTTCCAAATGGAAGCAGTTAAAAAAAGAGAATACACCTGTCACACCAATAAAAGTGGTACTGCGGATGAAGAAACTGCAGAAGATGAATATTGTTCTTATCATTGTCACGCCATTCGTTTTTGTTTTGGACATTTTCAGATGGTACCCGTTGCTGCCGGCAGAGGGTCTGACGCTTTCGGCTTTTGTTTTCATTTTTGCCATACTTGAATATATTAATTATTTTCATATACAACTTTCTTATGACAATCAATCGGATATACAGTATTTATTCAGGCACAAAAAGTTAAAAAGGGCGAGTTTAAGTAAAGACTTCGAACGGTTAAAAAAGTGA
- a CDS encoding LysE family translocator, translating to MELLTVLSFLSVAAILTIMPGPDNMFTLAQSMAKGKKAGIYTTLGLCTGLIVHIGAATAGIAAVVYHSAIAFNAVKYAGAAYLLYLAYKSFMDKSSGINLGSADSLDYKSLYQKGIIMNLLNPKVSLFFLALFPQFINYEAGYVSLQMVLLGIVFIIQTILIFGLISVFAGKVGEFLRKNPMISKKMNYLQGSIFTLIGLKIAFTEK from the coding sequence TTGGAGCTGCTTACGGTCTTATCTTTTTTGAGCGTAGCCGCCATTCTTACCATTATGCCGGGGCCGGATAATATGTTCACATTGGCGCAAAGCATGGCAAAGGGGAAAAAAGCAGGCATTTATACGACGCTCGGCCTATGCACAGGGCTAATCGTACATATTGGCGCCGCAACCGCCGGAATCGCGGCCGTTGTTTATCATTCCGCCATCGCGTTTAACGCCGTAAAATATGCAGGAGCTGCTTATTTATTATATTTGGCTTATAAATCCTTTATGGATAAAAGTTCCGGCATAAACTTAGGAAGTGCGGATTCCTTGGATTACAAATCGTTATATCAAAAAGGAATCATCATGAATCTGTTAAATCCGAAAGTTTCTTTGTTCTTTTTGGCTTTATTCCCGCAATTTATCAATTATGAGGCCGGGTACGTTTCCCTTCAAATGGTCTTATTGGGGATTGTATTTATCATTCAAACAATCCTTATTTTTGGCTTAATCAGCGTCTTTGCAGGCAAGGTGGGAGAATTCCTGCGCAAAAATCCGATGATTTCCAAAAAAATGAACTATCTGCAAGGATCCATTTTTACATTGATTGGGCTGAAAATCGCTTTTACGGAAAAATAA